A single Paraburkholderia sp. D15 DNA region contains:
- a CDS encoding acid phosphatase, with protein sequence MNDKDSSLPPEHELADRADLSGNAPDDPERRRVLTGLAAVGLGLALTGCKTDAALSSNGAPRSAADLRLDAALHDQVKQIVVIYAENRSFANLYGNFPGVQHPLDSVGAERYVQLDRDGRTPLPRLPAIWGGLVPQAQEVDGKRYMIGEKDIGSLRNQPFHIVDAHGAPLPTGVITRDLVHRFYQNQMQINAGRNNQFAAWGDSGGLVMGHYRNSADSLRLWGLAQQYTLCDNFFMAAFGGSWMNHIFLISAQPPFYPDIHNSPAKKLASVVEGDDPTGTRLKLADDSPASALDGPPKFVNDGAFTADGYAVNTMAPPYQPSNVRPAEGGDPALADLSNPRVLPPQHYATIGDRLTDKGVDWAWYSGAWQYALDHQDTGAVPDFQYHHQPFNYFANYAPGTAARSRHLRDAGLGNEASSNRLIADIDAGRLPAVTFYKPQGDLNMHAGYADVESGDRHIAAVIDHIQRGPQWANTVVIVTVDENGGWWDPVSPPKGDRWGPGSRIPALVVSPLAKKGYVDHTVYDTNSILRLISRVHGLAPLDGVVARDRAFAGNGLAPLGDLTTTLDLA encoded by the coding sequence ATGAACGACAAAGACTCCAGCTTGCCGCCCGAGCATGAACTCGCCGATCGCGCCGATCTCTCGGGCAACGCCCCCGACGATCCCGAGCGCCGCCGCGTTCTCACCGGCCTCGCGGCGGTCGGCCTCGGCCTCGCGCTGACCGGCTGCAAGACCGACGCGGCGCTGTCGAGCAACGGCGCGCCGCGCAGCGCCGCCGACCTGCGTCTCGATGCGGCGCTGCACGATCAGGTCAAGCAGATCGTCGTGATTTACGCGGAGAACCGCAGTTTCGCGAACCTGTACGGCAATTTCCCGGGCGTCCAGCATCCGCTCGATTCGGTCGGTGCCGAACGCTACGTGCAACTCGACCGCGACGGCAGGACGCCGTTGCCGCGTCTGCCCGCCATCTGGGGCGGACTCGTGCCGCAAGCGCAGGAAGTGGACGGCAAGCGCTACATGATCGGCGAGAAGGACATCGGCAGTCTGCGCAACCAGCCGTTCCATATCGTCGATGCGCACGGCGCGCCGCTGCCGACTGGCGTGATCACGCGCGATCTGGTGCACCGCTTCTATCAGAACCAGATGCAGATCAACGCCGGCCGCAACAACCAGTTCGCCGCGTGGGGCGACTCGGGCGGCCTCGTGATGGGGCACTACCGCAACTCCGCCGATTCGCTGCGTTTGTGGGGCCTCGCGCAGCAATACACGCTGTGCGACAACTTCTTCATGGCGGCCTTCGGCGGCTCGTGGATGAACCACATCTTCCTGATTTCGGCGCAGCCGCCGTTTTACCCGGACATCCACAATAGCCCGGCGAAGAAGCTTGCTTCGGTCGTCGAAGGCGACGATCCGACCGGCACCCGCCTGAAGCTCGCCGACGATTCGCCCGCCTCCGCGCTCGACGGTCCGCCCAAGTTCGTCAACGACGGCGCATTCACCGCCGACGGCTACGCCGTCAACACGATGGCGCCGCCGTATCAGCCGAGCAACGTGCGGCCGGCGGAAGGCGGCGATCCCGCGCTCGCCGACCTGTCGAATCCGCGCGTGCTGCCGCCGCAACACTACGCGACGATCGGCGACCGGCTGACGGACAAAGGCGTGGATTGGGCGTGGTACAGCGGCGCGTGGCAATACGCGCTCGACCATCAGGACACGGGCGCGGTGCCGGACTTCCAGTACCACCATCAGCCGTTCAACTACTTCGCCAACTACGCGCCGGGCACGGCCGCGCGCAGCCGGCATCTGCGCGACGCGGGGCTCGGCAACGAGGCGTCGAGCAATCGCCTGATCGCGGACATCGACGCGGGCCGTCTGCCCGCCGTGACCTTCTACAAGCCGCAGGGCGACCTGAACATGCACGCCGGCTACGCGGACGTCGAATCGGGCGACCGTCACATTGCGGCGGTGATCGACCACATCCAGCGCGGACCGCAGTGGGCCAATACCGTCGTGATCGTCACTGTCGACGAAAACGGCGGCTGGTGGGATCCGGTATCGCCGCCGAAGGGCGACCGCTGGGGTCCGGGCTCGCGCATTCCCGCGCTGGTGGTGTCGCCGCTCGCGAAGAAGGGTTACGTCGATCACACCGTGTACGACACGAACTCGATTCTGCGATTGATCAGCCGCGTGCACGGATTGGCGCCGCTCGACGGCGTGGTGGCGCGCGACCGCGCATTCGCCGGCAACGGCCTCGCACCGCTCGGCGATTTGACGACGACGCTGGATCTGGCCTGA
- a CDS encoding IclR family transcriptional regulator yields the protein MAKEEQTGAGRKPARPRVAATSAARDEAATAAQAHGVEPAHATESTDPADDDSAGGSTYLVPGLERGLRILAEFSAREPVLGAPELSKRIGIPRTTTFRLLQTLEALGFLERVNGDRYFRLSVAVLRLGFEYLSSLELTDVGTPILERLRDATGLSTHLLIRDQRDVVFVAKAQTHEPMFSSVKVHVGTRLPAHATVHGQVLMGDLSFEALRQLYPEPQLERYTERTPATVEELYGRVRESAALGYAVSEASFERGISVVSAPVRDQSGKIAAALTVTIPRSDIGEAEEREPLIIAVCQAALELSERLSYRPRADDPTAAQARRRPVTAHY from the coding sequence ATGGCCAAAGAAGAGCAGACAGGAGCGGGACGCAAGCCGGCGAGACCACGCGTGGCGGCGACATCGGCGGCGCGCGACGAGGCGGCAACGGCCGCCCAGGCACACGGCGTCGAGCCCGCCCACGCCACGGAATCCACCGATCCCGCCGACGACGACAGCGCCGGCGGTTCGACCTACCTCGTGCCGGGCCTCGAACGCGGCCTGCGCATTCTTGCGGAGTTCAGCGCGCGCGAGCCGGTGCTCGGCGCGCCTGAATTGTCGAAGCGGATCGGCATTCCGCGCACCACCACTTTCCGCCTGTTGCAGACGCTCGAAGCGCTGGGTTTTCTCGAACGCGTCAATGGCGACCGCTATTTTCGTCTGAGCGTCGCGGTGCTGCGGCTCGGCTTCGAGTATCTGAGTTCGCTCGAGCTGACCGATGTCGGTACACCAATTCTCGAACGGCTGCGCGACGCCACGGGCTTAAGCACGCATCTGCTGATACGCGATCAGCGCGACGTGGTGTTCGTGGCCAAGGCGCAAACCCATGAACCGATGTTCAGCTCGGTGAAGGTCCACGTCGGCACGCGTCTGCCGGCCCATGCGACCGTGCACGGCCAGGTGCTGATGGGCGATCTGAGTTTCGAGGCCTTACGCCAGTTGTACCCGGAGCCGCAACTCGAACGCTATACCGAACGCACGCCGGCGACCGTCGAGGAACTGTATGGCCGCGTGCGCGAAAGCGCGGCGCTCGGTTATGCGGTGAGCGAGGCATCGTTCGAGCGGGGTATTTCGGTGGTGAGCGCACCGGTACGCGATCAAAGCGGCAAGATCGCCGCCGCCTTGACGGTGACGATTCCGCGTTCGGATATCGGCGAGGCGGAAGAACGCGAGCCGTTGATCATCGCGGTGTGCCAGGCAGCGCTCGAATTGTCCGAGCGTTTGTCCTACCGGCCGCGTGCGGACGATCCGACCGCCGCGCAGGCGCGTCGCCGGCCGGTGACGGCGCACTACTGA